One Stigmatopora nigra isolate UIUO_SnigA chromosome 1, RoL_Snig_1.1, whole genome shotgun sequence DNA segment encodes these proteins:
- the LOC144201061 gene encoding calcium-independent phospholipase A2-gamma-like isoform X2: MLNEHLRHHPSCKALMWQEKMPVTLLRHRRVYRDKQELQKATREALALIGYVDPVKGRGIKVLSIDGGGTRGVVPLQVLKLLEAQTGKKIHQLFDYICGVSTGAVLAFMLGLAHFSLEECTEMYRRFGSEVFRQNRLVGTVKMGWSHSYYNTETWETLLREKLGDRVLIKTVRDEASPKVSAVSAVVNWGNSPKAFVFCNYNHKPGSLSRYAGGSGYSMWQAVRASSAAPGYFQEFPLQSDIHQDGGIIMNNPCALAVHESRLLWPNHAFQCVLSLGTGRYDNAKRGPVTSTSLRAKISNLISSATDTEGVHTLLDDLLPPDVYFRFNPMLSAEVSLDESRPGALDQLEMDTQVYLERNRLKLVRLCLVLGAERSAVDKTKDWINERAWEMKHRLF; the protein is encoded by the exons ATGCTTAATGAACATCTTCGGCATCACCCGTCATGTAAAGCTTTGATGTGGCAG GAGAAAATGCCAGTGACATTGCTGAGACATCGGCGAGTATATCGAGATAAGCAAGAACTCCAGAAGGCCACTAGAGAAGCGCTGGCACTCATTGGCTATGTAGACCCAGTCAAAGGTCGTGGGATAAAGGTGCTTTCCATTGATGGTGGAGGAACAAG AGGTGTGGTGCCTCTACAAGTGCTAAAGCTACTCGAAGCACAGACAGGCAAAAAGATTCATCAGCTGTTTGACTACATTTGCGGTGTCAGCACAG GAGCCGTTTTAGCCTTCATGCTTGGACTGGCCCATTTCTCCCTGGAGGAGTGTACCGAAATGTATCGGCGATTTGGTTCAGAAGTCTTCCGGCAAAACCGCTTGGTCGGCACTGTGAAAATGGGTTGGAGTCACTCTTACTATAACACAGAGACATGGGAGACCTTACTAAG aGAGAAGCTTGGTGATCGAGTGCTCATCAAAACAGTCAGAGATGAGGCAAGCCCCAAG GTTTCAGCTGTCAGCGCCGTGGTCAATTGGGGCAACAGTCCAAAAGCCTTCGTCTTCTGCAATTACAACCACAAACCGGGATCCCTCAGCCGCTACGCAGGTGGCTCCGGCTACTCAATGTGGCAAGCGGTTCGAGCGTCATCGGCTGCTCCGGGATACTTCCAGGAATTCCCGTTACAAAGCGATATACACCAG GACGGAGGGATTATCATGAACAACCCGTGTGCCCTAGCCGTGCATGAGAGCAGACTCCTGTGGCCCAACCACGCATTCCAGTGTGTGCTGTCACTGGGCACCGGTCGCTATGACAATGCTAAGAGAGGCCCTGTCACGTCCACCAGCCTGAGGGCCAAAATAAGCAACCTGATCAGCAGCGCCACTGATACCGAGGGGGTCCACACGCTTTTGGATGACCTGCTCCCCCCCGACGTCTACTTCCGCTTTAACCCAATGCTGAGCGCCGAGGTGTCCCTCGATGAGAGCCGCCCAGGTGCCCTGGACCAATTGGAGATGGACACACAGGTTTACTTAGAGAGAAACCGTCTCAAACTGGTTCGACTGTGTTTGGTTCTTGGGGCGGAACGGTCGGCTGTTGACAAAACTAAAGACTGGATCAATGAAAGGGCCTGGGAGATGAAGCACAGATTGTTCTAG
- the LOC144201061 gene encoding calcium-independent phospholipase A2-gamma-like isoform X1, with protein MGRYLSINLRPMDSNWNSYCKINYFIILLKKSPSFETVDLQRYSSAFAPHHSRYAHITPNAQDCMGSTQWRCLSQQASKQDVTTTAKAPTDDKEKDAGFIIREKQGLQLFHISSLATRFGESFNYIAGHINSAFSLGFSKMKVEDKGQITKGDNIKQMWIKMQPNHVMSSKETESPLKSCADQATMELNSNKSWEDGYVHFARHINKYFGAKVADDAGCQSQPKSSTQSSSRNQVDTTQHSQNPIGPEIGLFHKSHNTTNFGENHSQMANHINHFFKAATSLDDTGWNLKKETKLSAAKRQKKISLIDCFRHPSRAIPDLLGLYLNESKPPLTSPDPVISEKLYVSHKQAEGVFHALLENLRGASSAEVLTTYVEMLNEHLRHHPSCKALMWQEKMPVTLLRHRRVYRDKQELQKATREALALIGYVDPVKGRGIKVLSIDGGGTRGVVPLQVLKLLEAQTGKKIHQLFDYICGVSTGAVLAFMLGLAHFSLEECTEMYRRFGSEVFRQNRLVGTVKMGWSHSYYNTETWETLLREKLGDRVLIKTVRDEASPKVSAVSAVVNWGNSPKAFVFCNYNHKPGSLSRYAGGSGYSMWQAVRASSAAPGYFQEFPLQSDIHQDGGIIMNNPCALAVHESRLLWPNHAFQCVLSLGTGRYDNAKRGPVTSTSLRAKISNLISSATDTEGVHTLLDDLLPPDVYFRFNPMLSAEVSLDESRPGALDQLEMDTQVYLERNRLKLVRLCLVLGAERSAVDKTKDWINERAWEMKHRLF; from the exons ATGGGACGTTACCTTAGCATTAACCTCAGGCCTATGGACAGTAACTGGAACTCATACTGTAAAATTAATTACTTCATCATTCTCCTAAAAAAGAGTCCATCCTTTGAAACAGTAGACCTACAAAGATATTCATCCGCTTTTGCTCCCCATCACTCCAGATATGCACATATAACTCCAAATGCTCAAGATTGTATGGGCAGCACACAATGGCGCTGTCTAAGTCAGCAGGCATCTAAACAGGATGTTACTACTACCGCTAAAGCCCCAACTGACGATAAAGAGAAGGACGCAGGTTTTATAATACGAGAAAAACAGGGACTACAGTTATTCCACATTAGTTCTTTGGCAACCAGATTTGGAGAGAGCTTCAATTACATCGCCGGTCACATTAACTCTGCTTTCTCTCTGGGTTTCTCCAAAATGAAAGTTGAAGATAAAGGGCAAATCACAAAAGGAGACAACATAAAACAAATGTGGATAAAAATGCAACCTAATCATGTCATGTCTAGCAAAGAAACTGAATCTCCACTCAAATCTTGCGCTGACCAGGCAACAATGGAACTCAATTCTAATAAGAGTTGGGAAGATGGTTACGTTCATTTTGCAAGACACATCAATAAGTACTTCGGAGCGAAGGTTGCTGACGATGCCGGCTGTCAGAGTCAACCAAAATCCTCCACGCAATCTAGCTCACGCAACCAAGTCGACACAACACAACACAGTCAAAACCCGATTGGCCCTGAAATAGGCCTCTTCCACAAGAGTCACAACACAACCAATTTTGGGGAGAACCATTCTCAGATGGCAAATCACATTAATCACTTTTTTAAGGCTGCCACCAGTTTGGATGACACAGGTTGGAATCTAAAGAAAGAGACCAAATTGTCAGctgcaaaaagacaaaagaaaatatcCTTGATTGACTGCTTTCGTCACCCCTCAAGAGCTATTCCTGACCTTTTAGGGCTTTACCTGAATGAGTCAAAACCTCCACTGACATCACCAGATCCGGTCATCAGTGAAAAG CTTTATGTGAGCCACAAGCAAGCCGAGGGAGTGTTTCATGCATTGCTCGAGAACCTGAGAGGGGCCTCATCGGCAGAAGTTCTGACTACCTATGTGGAGATGCTTAATGAACATCTTCGGCATCACCCGTCATGTAAAGCTTTGATGTGGCAG GAGAAAATGCCAGTGACATTGCTGAGACATCGGCGAGTATATCGAGATAAGCAAGAACTCCAGAAGGCCACTAGAGAAGCGCTGGCACTCATTGGCTATGTAGACCCAGTCAAAGGTCGTGGGATAAAGGTGCTTTCCATTGATGGTGGAGGAACAAG AGGTGTGGTGCCTCTACAAGTGCTAAAGCTACTCGAAGCACAGACAGGCAAAAAGATTCATCAGCTGTTTGACTACATTTGCGGTGTCAGCACAG GAGCCGTTTTAGCCTTCATGCTTGGACTGGCCCATTTCTCCCTGGAGGAGTGTACCGAAATGTATCGGCGATTTGGTTCAGAAGTCTTCCGGCAAAACCGCTTGGTCGGCACTGTGAAAATGGGTTGGAGTCACTCTTACTATAACACAGAGACATGGGAGACCTTACTAAG aGAGAAGCTTGGTGATCGAGTGCTCATCAAAACAGTCAGAGATGAGGCAAGCCCCAAG GTTTCAGCTGTCAGCGCCGTGGTCAATTGGGGCAACAGTCCAAAAGCCTTCGTCTTCTGCAATTACAACCACAAACCGGGATCCCTCAGCCGCTACGCAGGTGGCTCCGGCTACTCAATGTGGCAAGCGGTTCGAGCGTCATCGGCTGCTCCGGGATACTTCCAGGAATTCCCGTTACAAAGCGATATACACCAG GACGGAGGGATTATCATGAACAACCCGTGTGCCCTAGCCGTGCATGAGAGCAGACTCCTGTGGCCCAACCACGCATTCCAGTGTGTGCTGTCACTGGGCACCGGTCGCTATGACAATGCTAAGAGAGGCCCTGTCACGTCCACCAGCCTGAGGGCCAAAATAAGCAACCTGATCAGCAGCGCCACTGATACCGAGGGGGTCCACACGCTTTTGGATGACCTGCTCCCCCCCGACGTCTACTTCCGCTTTAACCCAATGCTGAGCGCCGAGGTGTCCCTCGATGAGAGCCGCCCAGGTGCCCTGGACCAATTGGAGATGGACACACAGGTTTACTTAGAGAGAAACCGTCTCAAACTGGTTCGACTGTGTTTGGTTCTTGGGGCGGAACGGTCGGCTGTTGACAAAACTAAAGACTGGATCAATGAAAGGGCCTGGGAGATGAAGCACAGATTGTTCTAG
- the LOC144201061 gene encoding calcium-independent phospholipase A2-gamma-like isoform X3, which translates to MWRCLMNIFGITRHEKMPVTLLRHRRVYRDKQELQKATREALALIGYVDPVKGRGIKVLSIDGGGTRGVVPLQVLKLLEAQTGKKIHQLFDYICGVSTGAVLAFMLGLAHFSLEECTEMYRRFGSEVFRQNRLVGTVKMGWSHSYYNTETWETLLREKLGDRVLIKTVRDEASPKVSAVSAVVNWGNSPKAFVFCNYNHKPGSLSRYAGGSGYSMWQAVRASSAAPGYFQEFPLQSDIHQDGGIIMNNPCALAVHESRLLWPNHAFQCVLSLGTGRYDNAKRGPVTSTSLRAKISNLISSATDTEGVHTLLDDLLPPDVYFRFNPMLSAEVSLDESRPGALDQLEMDTQVYLERNRLKLVRLCLVLGAERSAVDKTKDWINERAWEMKHRLF; encoded by the exons ATGTGGAGATGCTTAATGAACATCTTCGGCATCACCCGTCAT GAGAAAATGCCAGTGACATTGCTGAGACATCGGCGAGTATATCGAGATAAGCAAGAACTCCAGAAGGCCACTAGAGAAGCGCTGGCACTCATTGGCTATGTAGACCCAGTCAAAGGTCGTGGGATAAAGGTGCTTTCCATTGATGGTGGAGGAACAAG AGGTGTGGTGCCTCTACAAGTGCTAAAGCTACTCGAAGCACAGACAGGCAAAAAGATTCATCAGCTGTTTGACTACATTTGCGGTGTCAGCACAG GAGCCGTTTTAGCCTTCATGCTTGGACTGGCCCATTTCTCCCTGGAGGAGTGTACCGAAATGTATCGGCGATTTGGTTCAGAAGTCTTCCGGCAAAACCGCTTGGTCGGCACTGTGAAAATGGGTTGGAGTCACTCTTACTATAACACAGAGACATGGGAGACCTTACTAAG aGAGAAGCTTGGTGATCGAGTGCTCATCAAAACAGTCAGAGATGAGGCAAGCCCCAAG GTTTCAGCTGTCAGCGCCGTGGTCAATTGGGGCAACAGTCCAAAAGCCTTCGTCTTCTGCAATTACAACCACAAACCGGGATCCCTCAGCCGCTACGCAGGTGGCTCCGGCTACTCAATGTGGCAAGCGGTTCGAGCGTCATCGGCTGCTCCGGGATACTTCCAGGAATTCCCGTTACAAAGCGATATACACCAG GACGGAGGGATTATCATGAACAACCCGTGTGCCCTAGCCGTGCATGAGAGCAGACTCCTGTGGCCCAACCACGCATTCCAGTGTGTGCTGTCACTGGGCACCGGTCGCTATGACAATGCTAAGAGAGGCCCTGTCACGTCCACCAGCCTGAGGGCCAAAATAAGCAACCTGATCAGCAGCGCCACTGATACCGAGGGGGTCCACACGCTTTTGGATGACCTGCTCCCCCCCGACGTCTACTTCCGCTTTAACCCAATGCTGAGCGCCGAGGTGTCCCTCGATGAGAGCCGCCCAGGTGCCCTGGACCAATTGGAGATGGACACACAGGTTTACTTAGAGAGAAACCGTCTCAAACTGGTTCGACTGTGTTTGGTTCTTGGGGCGGAACGGTCGGCTGTTGACAAAACTAAAGACTGGATCAATGAAAGGGCCTGGGAGATGAAGCACAGATTGTTCTAG
- the LOC144201102 gene encoding monocarboxylate transporter 2-like: MPEKPASNLGYIPPDGGWGWVVVFASFISIGFAYAFPKSLTIFYKEIQEYFSISYSQIAWVSSVMLASMYAAGPVSSILVNRYGSRPVVMVGGFMVSFAMVLASFGTTIIHLYLCVGVIGGFGLAFNLQPALTIIGTYFHVKRPMANGLAMTGSPVVLFTLAPLNQFLFDSFGWRGSFLILGAIVLNCCVAGSLMRPVNKKVQVQLKSEPHDSDGEGEVRKDDQQAFEVQNQSDETSCIRRFIDVSLFKHRGFMIYLVGNVVMFFGLFAPIVFLAPYAKHLGVDEYSAAFLLSIFALVDMIVRPATGFIGNMKWIRPRIQYLFSFSVIYNGVCHLLCPLATGYVGLVVYAVFFGMAFGMVCSLLFEVLMDLVGAHRFSSAVGLVTIIECGPVLLGPPISGALVDIFGEYKYMYYACGVLMLVPGIFFFIMHYFNYKRLDAEQRQQQSVEMRTCEEAVHLKMNQEEGRR; this comes from the exons ATGCCGGAAAAACCAGCTTCAAATCTGGGCTACATTCCACCAGACGGAGGCTGGGGCTGGGTAGTCGTCTTCGCCTCCTTCATTTCCATAGGATTTGCTTATGCTTTCCCCAAGTCGCTCACCATCTTCTACAAGGagattcaggaatatttttccatttcctaCAGCCAAATTGCCTGGGTGTCATCAGTCATGCTTGCATCTATGTATGCGGCAG GGCCTGTAAGCAGCATTCTTGTGAATCGCTATGGTAGCCGACCCGTGGTAATGGTTGGTGGGTTCATGGTTTCCTTTGCCATGGTCCTTGCCTCATTTGGAACAACTATTATCCATCTCTACCTCTGTGTTGGAGTAATTGGAG GTTTCGGCCTTGCTTTCAATCTCCAGCCAGCTCTAACTATCATTGGAACCTATTTCCATGTGAAGAGACCAATGGCAAACGGACTGGCGATGACAGGAAGTCCGGTGGTGCTGTTTACACTTGCCCCACTTAACCAATTCCTTTTTGATTCTTTTGGCTGGAGAGGAAGCTTCCTGATCCTGGGAGCCATTGTTTTGAACTGCTGTGTTGCCGGTTCATTGATGAGACCCGTCAacaaaaaagtacaagtacaacTAAAAAGTGAGCCACACGACAGTGATGGAGAAGGCGAAGTCCGTAAGGATGACCAGCAAGCATTTGAAGTCCAAAATCAAAGTGATGAAACGAGCTGCATACGTAGGTTTATAGACGTTTCGCTTTTCAAACACCGTGGTTTCATGATTTACCTTGTTGGCAACGTGGTCatgttttttggactttttgcaCCCATCGTGTTCCTTGCTCCATACGCCAAACATTTGGGTGTCGATGAATATTCAGCGGCGTTCTTGCTCTCCATTTTTGCTCTCGTCGACATGATTGTCAGACCGGCGACTGGATTTATCGGAAACATGAAATGGATCCGACCCAGAATTCAGTATTTATTCAGCTTTTCCGTTATCTACAATGGCGTGTGTCACCTTTTGTGCCCTTTGGCAACTGGATATGTTGGCCTGGTCGTTTACGCTGTCTTTTTTGGGATGGCGTTCGGGATGGTGTGTTCACTTCTGTTCGAAGTGTTGATGGATCTCGTGGGAGCTCATCGCTTCTCCAGCGCCGTTGGACTCGTCACCATCATCGAGTGCGGCCCAGTGCTTCTCGGACCTCCTATTTCAG GAGCTTTGGTGGATATTTTTGGGGAGTACAAGTACATGTACTACGCCTGCGGTGTGTTAATGCTGGTGCcaggcatattttttttcatcatgcaTTACTTTAACTACAAGAGGCTGGACGCAGAGCAGAGACAGCAGCAGTCAGTGGAGATGAGGACTTGTGAAGAAGCTGTGCACCTGAAAATGAACCAGGAAGAAGGACGGAGATGA
- the LOC144201061 gene encoding calcium-independent phospholipase A2-gamma-like isoform X4, producing MPVTLLRHRRVYRDKQELQKATREALALIGYVDPVKGRGIKVLSIDGGGTRGVVPLQVLKLLEAQTGKKIHQLFDYICGVSTGAVLAFMLGLAHFSLEECTEMYRRFGSEVFRQNRLVGTVKMGWSHSYYNTETWETLLREKLGDRVLIKTVRDEASPKVSAVSAVVNWGNSPKAFVFCNYNHKPGSLSRYAGGSGYSMWQAVRASSAAPGYFQEFPLQSDIHQDGGIIMNNPCALAVHESRLLWPNHAFQCVLSLGTGRYDNAKRGPVTSTSLRAKISNLISSATDTEGVHTLLDDLLPPDVYFRFNPMLSAEVSLDESRPGALDQLEMDTQVYLERNRLKLVRLCLVLGAERSAVDKTKDWINERAWEMKHRLF from the exons ATGCCAGTGACATTGCTGAGACATCGGCGAGTATATCGAGATAAGCAAGAACTCCAGAAGGCCACTAGAGAAGCGCTGGCACTCATTGGCTATGTAGACCCAGTCAAAGGTCGTGGGATAAAGGTGCTTTCCATTGATGGTGGAGGAACAAG AGGTGTGGTGCCTCTACAAGTGCTAAAGCTACTCGAAGCACAGACAGGCAAAAAGATTCATCAGCTGTTTGACTACATTTGCGGTGTCAGCACAG GAGCCGTTTTAGCCTTCATGCTTGGACTGGCCCATTTCTCCCTGGAGGAGTGTACCGAAATGTATCGGCGATTTGGTTCAGAAGTCTTCCGGCAAAACCGCTTGGTCGGCACTGTGAAAATGGGTTGGAGTCACTCTTACTATAACACAGAGACATGGGAGACCTTACTAAG aGAGAAGCTTGGTGATCGAGTGCTCATCAAAACAGTCAGAGATGAGGCAAGCCCCAAG GTTTCAGCTGTCAGCGCCGTGGTCAATTGGGGCAACAGTCCAAAAGCCTTCGTCTTCTGCAATTACAACCACAAACCGGGATCCCTCAGCCGCTACGCAGGTGGCTCCGGCTACTCAATGTGGCAAGCGGTTCGAGCGTCATCGGCTGCTCCGGGATACTTCCAGGAATTCCCGTTACAAAGCGATATACACCAG GACGGAGGGATTATCATGAACAACCCGTGTGCCCTAGCCGTGCATGAGAGCAGACTCCTGTGGCCCAACCACGCATTCCAGTGTGTGCTGTCACTGGGCACCGGTCGCTATGACAATGCTAAGAGAGGCCCTGTCACGTCCACCAGCCTGAGGGCCAAAATAAGCAACCTGATCAGCAGCGCCACTGATACCGAGGGGGTCCACACGCTTTTGGATGACCTGCTCCCCCCCGACGTCTACTTCCGCTTTAACCCAATGCTGAGCGCCGAGGTGTCCCTCGATGAGAGCCGCCCAGGTGCCCTGGACCAATTGGAGATGGACACACAGGTTTACTTAGAGAGAAACCGTCTCAAACTGGTTCGACTGTGTTTGGTTCTTGGGGCGGAACGGTCGGCTGTTGACAAAACTAAAGACTGGATCAATGAAAGGGCCTGGGAGATGAAGCACAGATTGTTCTAG